A genomic window from Candidatus Omnitrophota bacterium includes:
- a CDS encoding sugar phosphate isomerase/epimerase family protein, with translation MYLSISSYTWLPSSFLGKLSLLQEYGIESVEIFCTKRHLDIGDPEEIQKAGMAIRELGFRRISMHAPSGVGDLSSPDEQEREETVFACQKALDAALLMGASLITFHPSSIESEKYQTEERWNSLWETLRDISGYAEDRDVRIAIENFPSAYFGGDALNLYRSLTELDLPNVGMCLDIGRAFAGGNLSAVLEEFGEKIFSIHANDNRGRADEHLIPGEGDVPWDVVFHRLRQCDYRGPFVVEVRDERPTVEILQNVVDFTERMGLSGVGQLSR, from the coding sequence ATGTATCTGTCGATTTCCTCCTATACCTGGCTTCCTTCCTCGTTCCTTGGCAAACTCTCCTTATTGCAAGAGTATGGGATCGAGTCGGTCGAAATTTTTTGCACGAAAAGGCATCTCGACATCGGCGATCCCGAGGAAATACAAAAAGCGGGAATGGCGATTCGGGAATTGGGTTTCCGCAGAATATCCATGCACGCTCCCAGCGGCGTCGGCGATCTCTCCAGCCCGGACGAGCAGGAGCGGGAAGAGACCGTTTTCGCCTGCCAGAAGGCGTTGGACGCCGCCTTATTGATGGGGGCTTCCTTGATTACTTTTCACCCCAGCAGCATCGAGAGCGAAAAGTATCAAACGGAAGAGCGCTGGAATTCGCTATGGGAGACCTTGCGCGACATCAGCGGCTACGCCGAGGATCGAGACGTGCGCATCGCCATCGAAAATTTTCCCAGCGCTTATTTCGGCGGCGACGCTCTCAATCTCTATCGCAGTCTGACGGAATTGGATTTGCCCAATGTCGGCATGTGCCTGGATATCGGACGCGCTTTTGCGGGAGGCAACCTATCCGCCGTTTTGGAAGAGTTCGGCGAAAAAATCTTTTCCATCCATGCGAACGACAACCGGGGGCGCGCCGACGAACATTTGATCCCCGGCGAAGGCGATGTGCCGTGGGATGTAGTTTTCCACCGATTGCGCCAATGCGATTATCGCGGTCCCTTCGTCGTAGAAGTGCGCGATGAACGGCCTACGGTGGAAATTTTGCAAAACGTCGTCGATTTCACCGAACGCATGGGATTAAGCGGAGTCGGCCAATTGTCTCGTTGA
- a CDS encoding ABC transporter ATP-binding protein produces the protein MRPVARQNVLGLLALILYSYVLILIPAWVKRIIDSLGKNGLREELFHSCLWILALAAGAAVLLFYARWAIIGASRFIEERMRNDLFSHISRLTPRFYHSIKTGDLVTRFASDIEQVRLLIGPGIMYPGQTVVVTALALYSMFSVDAKLSVILLILIAILLIFVNLNTRQLHKAYRQAQEVYSDMSAQVQENFNGIRVIKAYCQEEAEYERFRRLNNRFVDYNIDQIKLRGLLFPFTRFIGNAGVVVILWFGGYRVIDGGLTLGDLIQFTIYYQLLMWPIVALGWIINVIHRGAASWRRILSVLCVQPEIEIPETEDASEILLGDIEVRDLTFAYEENRLPALKDFSFHVRPGETLAIVGPTGCGKTTIVNLLLHLYKIPRGTIFFDGRDINDIPLMTLRRSIGYVSQEVFLFSDSIRANILFGESEPEKTPEEEIAGAAERAQLTRDFDSFPDGLDTLIGERGITLSGGQKQRTGIARALILERPILILDDCLSAVDADTEEAILGGMKSAIRQSTAIIISHRISTVKRADHIIVLEEGQIVEEGKHEELIASEGLYARLYKRQQLEESLGIRM, from the coding sequence TTGCGGCCTGTAGCCAGACAAAATGTTCTCGGCCTGCTCGCGTTAATCCTTTACAGTTACGTCCTTATTCTGATTCCCGCCTGGGTTAAGCGGATTATCGACAGCCTGGGAAAAAACGGCTTGCGGGAAGAATTATTTCATTCCTGCCTGTGGATTTTGGCCTTGGCGGCCGGCGCGGCGGTGTTGCTCTTCTACGCTCGATGGGCCATCATCGGCGCATCCCGCTTCATCGAAGAGCGCATGCGCAACGATCTCTTCTCGCATATCTCCCGCCTGACGCCGCGCTTCTATCATTCCATAAAGACGGGCGATCTCGTCACCCGCTTCGCCAGCGACATAGAGCAGGTTCGATTATTGATAGGGCCGGGAATCATGTATCCGGGGCAGACGGTCGTCGTAACGGCGTTGGCCCTTTATTCGATGTTCTCGGTGGACGCAAAACTTTCCGTCATCTTGTTGATCCTGATCGCCATCCTCTTGATTTTCGTCAATCTGAATACTCGCCAGCTGCATAAAGCCTACCGGCAAGCCCAGGAAGTCTACTCGGACATGAGCGCCCAGGTGCAGGAAAATTTCAACGGCATCCGCGTTATTAAAGCCTATTGCCAGGAGGAAGCGGAATACGAACGCTTCCGCCGATTGAATAACCGCTTTGTGGATTACAATATCGACCAGATCAAATTGCGGGGATTGCTGTTTCCCTTCACCCGTTTCATCGGAAATGCGGGAGTCGTCGTAATACTTTGGTTTGGCGGCTATCGGGTGATCGACGGCGGCCTAACGCTGGGCGACCTTATTCAGTTCACGATCTATTATCAATTGTTGATGTGGCCGATCGTGGCGCTGGGCTGGATCATCAACGTCATCCATCGCGGAGCGGCTTCCTGGCGGCGCATCCTGTCGGTTCTATGCGTTCAGCCGGAGATCGAAATTCCCGAAACGGAAGATGCGAGTGAAATTCTGCTAGGAGATATCGAAGTTCGCGACTTGACCTTCGCCTACGAAGAAAATCGTCTCCCAGCGCTAAAAGACTTTTCCTTCCATGTCCGTCCCGGCGAAACTCTCGCCATCGTCGGTCCAACCGGCTGCGGAAAAACCACCATCGTCAATCTGCTGCTGCATCTTTACAAAATTCCTCGGGGAACGATCTTCTTCGATGGGAGAGACATCAACGACATTCCATTGATGACGTTGCGCCGATCCATCGGTTATGTTTCGCAGGAGGTATTTCTCTTTTCGGATTCCATCCGCGCCAATATTCTCTTCGGCGAATCCGAACCGGAAAAAACGCCGGAAGAAGAGATCGCCGGCGCCGCCGAACGCGCCCAACTCACCCGCGATTTCGACTCTTTTCCTGACGGCCTCGACACGCTCATCGGCGAACGCGGCATCACATTATCTGGCGGCCAAAAGCAGCGCACGGGCATCGCCCGAGCGCTGATTCTCGAACGCCCCATCCTCATTCTCGACGACTGCCTTTCGGCGGTGGATGCGGATACGGAAGAAGCGATCCTCGGCGGCATGAAAAGCGCCATCCGCCAATCGACCGCCATCATCATCAGCCATCGCATTTCAACGGTGAAGCGCGCTGACCATATCATCGTGCTGGAGGAAGGCCAAATCGTCGAAGAAGGAAAACACGAAGAACTCATCGCGTCGGAAGGACTCTACGCCCGCCTCTACAAACGTCAGCAGCTGGAGGAGAGTTTGGGGATACGAATGTAA
- a CDS encoding NAD-binding protein has protein sequence MFRKNRPLSSLQTFKFSLALVFVVISIGATGFYFLEKSAESGRVEEGRKGDSPHSFLDAVYWSIITATTTGYGDFVPKTGWGRVFTVFFAIIAVVTIAWAGANALAFIVEGHLTEAVRVKKMEKDIKALKNHYIICGLGRVGMEVVQRLRESKIHRFVVVDRHREILENTLRDDELFVVGDATEDQVLKDAQIELAYGLIACIPDDAANVFTILTAKVLNPKLFVIARGQQDGSQKKLMRAGANRVVMPSRIGGARMAAMALRPAIVDFLDQTLLVPGDREPLLLEEILIESGNPMMGKMLKETHIKSETEVMIIGIRPNQGDFLINPPSNYIIGEGDMLIGLGHHTHFKMLRRLMGLPENAS, from the coding sequence ATGTTTCGTAAAAACAGGCCTCTTTCCTCCCTGCAAACTTTTAAATTCTCGCTAGCGCTGGTCTTCGTCGTCATCTCGATCGGCGCAACGGGATTCTATTTTCTGGAAAAGAGCGCGGAAAGCGGCCGCGTCGAAGAGGGACGGAAAGGGGACAGCCCTCATAGTTTTCTCGATGCGGTTTATTGGTCGATCATAACGGCGACGACGACGGGGTATGGGGATTTCGTCCCCAAAACCGGATGGGGGCGAGTCTTCACCGTCTTTTTCGCCATCATCGCAGTCGTAACCATCGCCTGGGCGGGAGCCAACGCCTTGGCGTTTATCGTTGAAGGACATCTGACCGAAGCGGTGCGGGTGAAGAAAATGGAGAAAGACATCAAAGCGCTGAAGAATCATTACATCATCTGCGGCCTGGGCCGCGTAGGGATGGAGGTTGTGCAACGGCTCCGCGAATCGAAAATCCATAGATTCGTCGTCGTCGACCGCCATCGGGAGATTTTGGAAAATACGCTTCGCGACGACGAACTATTCGTCGTCGGCGACGCCACGGAAGACCAAGTGCTCAAAGACGCTCAGATCGAATTGGCTTACGGACTCATCGCCTGCATTCCCGACGACGCCGCCAACGTCTTCACCATCCTCACGGCCAAGGTGCTGAATCCCAAACTCTTCGTGATTGCGCGGGGACAACAGGACGGCTCGCAGAAAAAACTGATGCGCGCCGGCGCCAACCGCGTAGTCATGCCCTCGCGCATCGGCGGCGCCCGCATGGCGGCTATGGCGTTGCGTCCGGCTATTGTGGATTTTCTCGATCAAACCTTGCTGGTTCCCGGCGACCGCGAACCTTTGCTGCTGGAAGAGATTCTCATCGAATCGGGCAATCCTATGATGGGGAAAATGTTGAAAGAAACCCATATCAAATCGGAGACGGAAGTCATGATTATCGGCATTCGGCCCAACCAAGGAGATTTCCTTATCAATCCGCCCTCCAATTATATAATCGGCGAAGGCGACATGTTGATTGGCCTAGGCCATCACACTCACTTCAAAATGCTTCGGCGTTTGATGGGCTTGCCGGAAAACGCCAGCTAG
- the ribD gene encoding bifunctional diaminohydroxyphosphoribosylaminopyrimidine deaminase/5-amino-6-(5-phosphoribosylamino)uracil reductase RibD: MRQALELAHRGRFTASPNPRVGCVIAQFDSPQSKPRIIGEGYHLRKGMPHAEREALSVCCEDPRGAVMYVTLEPCCHYGATPPCTDAILEAGVRRVIAAVLDPFPAVSGMGIAILREKGVMADVGLLEEEARYENRFFFHRHEKGLPWVVLKAAASLDGKLCTAPGNSRWITGEAARAHVHEMRAEMDTILVGIGTIEKDDPSLTARPEGITRGEFNPPIRIVLDSTLRIRPQARLFQTINEAPVWIFCLEIASAGKRRELEQLGARIFVTPGKEGALDPAGVLSLLAQENILSVYIEGGPRIHTSFLEARLANELAIYIAPKLIGGAGAPTFYEGRGAATMKEAPLLRRIERRFLGDDVLIQGIVDWKE, from the coding sequence ATGCGCCAGGCTCTGGAACTGGCTCATCGCGGCCGTTTCACCGCCTCTCCCAATCCCCGCGTCGGCTGCGTCATCGCCCAATTCGATTCTCCCCAATCCAAACCGCGCATCATTGGCGAAGGCTATCACCTGCGTAAAGGGATGCCCCACGCCGAGCGTGAAGCGCTTTCCGTCTGCTGCGAAGATCCTCGCGGCGCTGTAATGTATGTTACGCTGGAACCTTGCTGCCACTATGGCGCTACTCCGCCGTGTACGGACGCCATTCTGGAAGCGGGCGTCCGCCGCGTCATCGCCGCCGTCCTCGATCCTTTTCCCGCCGTGAGCGGTATGGGGATTGCAATTCTTCGGGAAAAAGGAGTGATGGCCGATGTGGGATTATTGGAAGAGGAAGCCCGTTACGAGAACCGCTTTTTCTTTCATCGCCATGAAAAAGGCCTGCCCTGGGTTGTTTTAAAAGCCGCCGCCTCTCTGGATGGAAAATTATGCACGGCGCCGGGTAATTCCCGATGGATTACCGGCGAGGCCGCCCGCGCTCATGTTCATGAGATGCGCGCCGAAATGGACACTATTCTGGTTGGGATCGGGACTATCGAGAAGGACGATCCTTCTTTAACCGCCAGACCGGAAGGGATAACGCGGGGAGAATTCAATCCGCCCATCCGGATTGTCTTGGATTCCACTCTGAGAATTCGTCCGCAAGCGCGCTTATTCCAAACAATAAATGAAGCGCCCGTTTGGATTTTTTGTCTAGAAATCGCATCCGCTGGGAAGAGAAGGGAATTGGAACAGCTGGGAGCGCGAATATTCGTAACGCCAGGCAAGGAAGGGGCGCTCGATCCTGCGGGAGTTTTATCCCTCCTGGCGCAGGAGAATATTTTGAGCGTTTATATCGAGGGCGGACCGCGCATCCATACCTCATTTTTGGAAGCGCGGCTAGCAAATGAATTGGCGATCTATATCGCCCCCAAGCTGATCGGCGGCGCTGGCGCGCCAACGTTTTATGAAGGCCGTGGCGCGGCTACAATGAAGGAAGCGCCGCTATTGCGAAGAATCGAGCGGCGATTCTTGGGCGATGACGTCTTGATCCAGGGGATCGTCGATTGGAAGGAATGA
- a CDS encoding GNAT family N-acetyltransferase: MKIRSVTPPLLPEGERIVPVPPEEFHNVLDVLETAFPNTPRTLFSTLTLQDPWRQTKFSLAVVKGKRYLAHIQIFDRSIYIDGVSVRIGGVGSVGSRPECRGKGYPTALLRYGMDLMEEEGMGGSMLYTSIHPFYERLGWKTVNQYEQNIPVKKILRYIPKPIRHRSLRENDYLYLQEIYGKNHARISGLMRRTPDYWRARSIWMGHIPTVIERDGKPAAYFYAMQYNEKKPILTISEYGFSNPDEETLTQLLGTMARKAEETNCLSLRGFFRHNPDFGLFLDARDLIENESEHNYVMWKDIGAHKFDRRIQELASQRRWLYWTTDAF, encoded by the coding sequence TTGAAAATTCGATCCGTTACTCCACCCCTTTTGCCTGAAGGCGAACGCATCGTTCCGGTTCCGCCGGAAGAGTTTCATAACGTATTGGACGTGCTGGAAACGGCCTTTCCCAATACGCCGCGCACGCTTTTTTCCACTCTCACGCTGCAAGACCCTTGGCGTCAAACGAAATTCAGCTTGGCCGTCGTTAAAGGCAAGCGTTATCTTGCTCACATCCAAATCTTCGACCGTTCGATTTATATCGACGGCGTTTCGGTTCGCATCGGCGGCGTGGGCAGCGTTGGATCGCGTCCCGAATGCCGAGGCAAAGGCTATCCTACGGCGCTGCTGCGCTATGGTATGGATTTAATGGAAGAAGAAGGGATGGGCGGATCGATGCTCTATACCTCCATCCATCCCTTCTATGAACGCCTGGGATGGAAAACGGTGAATCAGTACGAACAGAATATCCCGGTGAAAAAAATCCTGCGCTATATTCCAAAACCGATCCGGCATCGCTCGCTTCGCGAAAACGATTACCTCTATCTGCAAGAAATTTACGGCAAGAATCATGCGCGGATTTCCGGCCTCATGCGCCGCACGCCAGATTATTGGCGGGCGCGTTCGATTTGGATGGGCCACATTCCCACCGTCATCGAACGAGATGGAAAACCGGCGGCGTATTTTTACGCCATGCAGTACAATGAAAAGAAACCGATCTTGACCATCTCGGAATACGGCTTCTCGAATCCGGACGAGGAGACGTTAACGCAATTGTTGGGAACGATGGCTCGCAAAGCGGAAGAGACGAACTGCCTTTCCTTGCGAGGTTTTTTCCGTCACAATCCCGATTTCGGCCTTTTTCTCGATGCAAGGGATTTAATCGAAAACGAAAGCGAACATAATTACGTCATGTGGAAAGACATCGGCGCTCATAAATTCGACCGTCGAATTCAAGAATTGGCGTCTCAACGGCGTTGGCTGTATTGGACCACCGACGCCTTCTAA